In Chitinivibrionales bacterium, a single window of DNA contains:
- a CDS encoding ABC transporter ATP-binding protein gives MNYYHEEDTSSAKLYNREIMRVLYGYVMKYKGQLFFSLFCVAVITTATLAVPYIAKTVIDRYIVKQGYLVDERLITSAGNGELVKRMARAIKLNSGESFILQSRLSFFSKSQIAKFISSGIFSAEKYTLIERPLLGEAAQKKLSGLIARGDIKEFPGQTYLARPQAFSEFTNRELLSLRMADVRSIGRYVLLMIAIFCVQFAASYLQIVSLMRLSQHSMRDLRRDLFGHILSLEISFFDKNPIGKLVNRVTNDIEVLNEMFSSVLVTLFQDILILIGVTAVMFFVNVTLACAVAVTFPFLFVVTLVFRIKARDAYRIIRTKIADLNAFINENISGIRIVQIFVQEAKQLVRFRRINEDVYIANIRQVYIYAVFRPLIDFFRWFAVGSVLFFGANLIADGMVSYGLVVMFISYIGTFFEPIADLSEKFDIMQSATAAGEKILGVFNADAKREATGAAARAAFVKAHGETDRFRGEIVFDDVWFGYNPDAWVLKGVSFNVKPRQTLAIVGGTGAGKSTIISLLSRLYPVQKGRILIDGINISDIPYGVLRGAIATVMQDVFLFSRTLRENVALSGAYDPAMFSRVSNVTHLDKFISRLPGHENEPVAERGATFSAGERQLLAFGRALYADPSILVLDEATSTIDTETERLIQDAIAHLIEGRTSIIVAHRLSTIQNAHNILVLDNGVIAEQGNHASLIAKRGLYHELYKLQFGAV, from the coding sequence ATGAATTACTATCACGAAGAAGACACCTCCAGCGCAAAGCTGTACAACCGGGAAATCATGCGCGTCCTTTACGGATACGTGATGAAATACAAGGGCCAGCTTTTCTTCTCCCTGTTCTGCGTGGCGGTCATCACGACGGCGACGCTTGCCGTCCCGTACATCGCAAAGACCGTCATCGACCGCTATATTGTCAAGCAGGGATATCTTGTCGATGAACGATTGATTACGTCTGCTGGGAATGGCGAACTTGTAAAGCGCATGGCAAGGGCGATCAAACTCAACAGCGGGGAATCATTCATTCTCCAATCGAGGCTTTCGTTTTTTTCCAAGTCGCAAATCGCCAAGTTCATTTCATCGGGCATTTTTTCAGCGGAGAAGTATACGCTCATTGAGCGGCCGCTGCTTGGCGAGGCCGCGCAAAAAAAACTCTCCGGCCTTATTGCCCGGGGCGACATCAAGGAATTCCCCGGCCAAACATATCTGGCCCGTCCTCAGGCGTTTTCGGAATTTACCAACAGAGAACTGCTGTCTTTACGCATGGCCGATGTGCGCAGCATCGGGCGCTACGTGCTGCTCATGATCGCCATTTTCTGCGTCCAGTTCGCGGCGTCGTATCTGCAGATCGTGTCGCTCATGCGCCTCTCCCAGCACTCCATGCGGGACCTGCGCAGGGACCTGTTCGGCCACATCCTCTCGCTCGAAATCTCGTTTTTCGACAAAAACCCCATCGGCAAGCTCGTGAACCGGGTCACCAACGACATCGAGGTGCTCAACGAGATGTTCTCGTCGGTGCTGGTCACCCTGTTCCAGGACATCCTCATCCTCATCGGCGTCACCGCGGTCATGTTTTTTGTCAATGTCACGCTGGCGTGCGCGGTCGCCGTGACGTTCCCGTTCCTGTTCGTCGTGACGCTCGTCTTCCGCATCAAGGCCCGCGATGCGTACCGGATCATCCGCACCAAGATCGCGGACCTCAACGCGTTCATCAACGAGAACATCTCCGGCATCCGCATCGTGCAGATCTTCGTGCAGGAGGCAAAGCAGCTTGTCAGGTTCCGGCGCATCAATGAGGACGTGTACATCGCGAACATCAGGCAAGTTTACATTTACGCCGTGTTCAGGCCGCTCATCGATTTTTTCCGGTGGTTCGCGGTGGGGTCCGTGCTTTTCTTCGGCGCGAACCTGATCGCCGACGGCATGGTGTCGTACGGGCTGGTGGTCATGTTCATCTCGTACATCGGCACGTTTTTCGAGCCCATCGCCGACCTGTCGGAGAAATTCGACATCATGCAGAGCGCCACGGCGGCCGGCGAGAAGATCCTCGGCGTGTTCAACGCGGACGCAAAGCGCGAGGCGACCGGTGCCGCCGCCCGAGCCGCGTTTGTCAAGGCGCACGGCGAAACGGACCGGTTCCGGGGCGAGATCGTGTTCGACGACGTCTGGTTCGGGTATAATCCGGACGCATGGGTGCTCAAGGGCGTTTCCTTTAATGTCAAGCCGCGGCAGACGCTTGCCATCGTGGGCGGGACCGGCGCGGGAAAATCGACCATCATCAGCCTGCTGTCGCGGTTATATCCCGTCCAAAAGGGGCGCATTCTGATCGACGGCATCAACATCAGCGACATTCCCTACGGCGTGCTGCGCGGCGCCATCGCCACCGTGATGCAGGACGTGTTCCTCTTTTCCCGCACGCTGCGCGAAAACGTGGCGCTGAGCGGCGCCTATGATCCGGCGATGTTTTCGCGGGTAAGCAACGTCACACACCTTGACAAATTCATATCCCGCCTCCCGGGACACGAAAACGAGCCGGTCGCGGAGCGGGGCGCCACGTTTTCGGCCGGCGAGCGCCAGCTTTTGGCCTTCGGACGAGCGCTGTACGCCGATCCCTCGATCCTTGTGCTCGACGAGGCGACCTCCACCATCGACACCGAGACCGAGCGCCTGATCCAGGACGCCATCGCGCACCTGATCGAGGGCCGCACCTCAATCATCGTGGCGCACCGGCTCTCCACCATCCAGAACGCGCACAACATCCTCGTGCTTGACAACGGCGTTATCGCCGAGCAGGGGAACCACGCGTCGCTCATCGCGAAAAGGGGATTGTACCACGAGTTGTATAAATTGCAGTTTGGAGCGGTGTAA
- a CDS encoding ABC transporter ATP-binding protein — protein sequence MPQPDSAVSTKKAAVFLLSYLKKHAWSVAAGIALLVMVDLIQLVIPRIVQKTVDLLGEEHFSRGGILTNAMTIAALAGCMVVIRFFWRLCIMRPARKIETRMREDMFGRLLGLSFSYFNKTKTGDLMALLVNDLNAVRMAAGLGVIGLTDAAFMGTMSLVFMMAINVKLTLLTVAPLPVIVFVMLRFGAVIQTRFADVQASFGDISSRTQEAFSGIRVIKGFVQEGKELDGFVKECDGYVAKNIRLVRLFGFFFPMITFLASLSVSLLYFFGGRYVIESRITLGQFVSFAFYIGLFVWPMMAVGWVFNMFQRGIASAKRVIALMDARPDVEVKSGAPGAGVTKGNIEARGLTFRYTPDGRDVLKNVSLTVPAGSSLGIMGKPGSGKTTLISLLFHLFPLGRERIIIDGYDINDIPLDSLRRSIGYVPQDSFLFSDTVENNIAFGMAEGAASRPAVERVARQSAVYDEMLNLNNGFSTTIGERGVTLSGGQKQRLAISRALLVNPKILVLDDALSSVDASTERKIFASLSQEIKGRTSLVVAHRVSTVMRCDSIIVLDDGQITEQGSYKELLKRDGFYARLYRLQKLEEKIIDK from the coding sequence ATGCCTCAACCCGACTCCGCCGTCTCCACCAAAAAAGCCGCCGTTTTTCTTCTTTCCTATCTTAAAAAGCACGCCTGGTCGGTCGCGGCGGGCATCGCGCTGCTGGTCATGGTCGACCTCATCCAGCTCGTCATCCCGCGCATCGTGCAGAAAACCGTCGACCTGCTCGGCGAGGAACATTTTTCCCGCGGCGGTATCTTGACCAATGCGATGACCATCGCGGCGCTCGCGGGGTGCATGGTGGTGATCCGTTTTTTCTGGCGGCTGTGCATCATGCGGCCGGCTCGCAAAATAGAGACGCGGATGCGCGAGGACATGTTCGGCCGGCTGCTCGGCCTGTCGTTTTCGTATTTCAACAAGACAAAAACCGGCGACCTCATGGCGCTGCTCGTCAACGACCTCAACGCCGTGCGCATGGCCGCGGGCCTCGGGGTGATCGGCCTCACCGACGCGGCGTTCATGGGCACGATGTCGCTCGTGTTCATGATGGCGATCAACGTGAAGCTCACGCTGCTCACCGTGGCGCCGCTGCCGGTCATCGTGTTCGTGATGCTGCGGTTCGGCGCCGTTATCCAGACCAGGTTCGCCGACGTGCAGGCTTCGTTCGGCGACATCTCGTCGCGCACGCAGGAGGCGTTTTCGGGCATCCGCGTGATCAAGGGGTTCGTGCAGGAGGGGAAGGAGCTTGACGGATTTGTCAAGGAGTGCGACGGCTACGTGGCAAAGAACATCAGGCTCGTGCGGCTGTTCGGGTTCTTTTTCCCCATGATAACGTTTCTCGCCTCGCTGTCGGTGTCGCTGCTCTATTTTTTCGGCGGGAGGTACGTGATCGAAAGCAGGATAACGCTGGGCCAGTTCGTCTCGTTCGCGTTTTACATCGGGCTGTTCGTGTGGCCCATGATGGCCGTGGGCTGGGTGTTCAACATGTTCCAGCGCGGCATCGCGTCGGCGAAGCGCGTGATCGCGCTCATGGACGCGCGGCCCGACGTGGAAGTCAAGAGCGGCGCGCCCGGCGCTGGGGTGACAAAAGGGAATATCGAGGCGCGCGGCCTTACGTTTCGCTATACACCGGACGGTCGCGACGTGCTTAAAAACGTTTCCCTCACCGTCCCGGCCGGCTCATCGCTCGGCATCATGGGGAAGCCGGGCAGCGGCAAGACAACGCTCATCTCGCTGCTGTTTCACCTGTTCCCCCTCGGGCGCGAAAGAATAATAATTGACGGATACGACATCAACGACATCCCCCTGGATTCCCTGCGGCGCTCCATCGGGTATGTTCCGCAGGACTCGTTTTTATTTTCCGATACCGTGGAGAACAACATCGCGTTCGGCATGGCGGAAGGCGCGGCGTCCCGGCCGGCGGTGGAGCGCGTCGCGCGGCAGTCAGCCGTATACGACGAGATGCTGAACCTTAACAACGGCTTTTCCACCACCATCGGCGAGCGCGGCGTCACGCTGTCGGGCGGACAGAAGCAGCGGCTGGCCATCAGCCGCGCGCTGCTGGTCAACCCGAAGATCCTCGTGCTCGATGACGCGCTCTCGTCGGTCGACGCGTCGACCGAGCGCAAAATATTCGCCTCGCTTTCACAAGAGATAAAGGGACGCACCTCGCTGGTCGTCGCCCACCGGGTGTCCACCGTGATGCGCTGCGATTCAATTATTGTACTGGACGACGGACAAATTACGGAACAGGGGAGCTATAAGGAGTTGTTGAAGCGAGACGGGTTTTATGCAAGACTTTACCGGTTGCAAAAGCTAGAAGAAAAGATAATTGATAAGTGA